The Magnetococcales bacterium genome contains a region encoding:
- a CDS encoding thiol:disulfide interchange protein DsbA/DsbL — protein sequence MMPARRLVTLAFFFLLSLTLTPGQALALDLVEGKHYEVIAAPITPKGSKPEVVEVFNFKCPHCFKLHPHMTKWASKNHDKYDIKALPIYWGKQTDAPVRAYYAGLFLKKGEAMKNGIFRTQFKDQGNIEDIEELAFVAEEAGLDPVKFKKQMRAFGVTAKVSQAKSLQRSFGVNSTPTIVINGRYKIHPGKHAKGDMKRLFQIVEELAAR from the coding sequence ATGATGCCAGCTCGCCGTCTTGTCACCCTCGCATTTTTTTTCCTACTCTCCTTAACCCTGACACCCGGCCAAGCCCTGGCGTTGGATCTGGTGGAAGGGAAACATTATGAGGTGATTGCCGCCCCCATCACCCCCAAAGGGAGTAAGCCGGAGGTGGTGGAGGTGTTTAACTTTAAATGTCCCCACTGCTTCAAACTCCACCCCCATATGACCAAATGGGCCTCGAAAAACCACGACAAATATGACATCAAAGCCCTGCCCATCTATTGGGGCAAGCAGACCGATGCCCCGGTGCGGGCCTACTATGCCGGGCTCTTCCTGAAAAAGGGGGAAGCGATGAAAAACGGCATCTTCCGGACCCAATTTAAGGATCAGGGCAACATTGAAGATATCGAAGAGCTGGCCTTTGTGGCAGAAGAAGCAGGGCTGGATCCGGTCAAGTTCAAAAAGCAGATGCGCGCCTTTGGAGTGACCGCCAAAGTCTCCCAAGCCAAATCCCTGCAACGCTCCTTCGGGGTCAACTCCACCCCCACCATTGTCATCAATGGCCGCTACAAAATTCATCCCGGCAAGCACGCCAAGGGTGATATGAAGCGGCTCTTTCAGATCGTGGAGGAACTGGCTGCCCGATGA
- a CDS encoding electron transfer flavoprotein subunit beta/FixA family protein produces MNILVPVKTVPDPASPVRIKADGSGVDLDGVKEIINPFDEIALEAGIRLKEAGVARQVEAISVGPEGWLDGLRTALALGADRGILVEAPGGLEPLLVAHALAARVRQSPVDLILTGRQSVDGDHNQVGQLLAGLLGWGQATFASSIEITNHEAVVTREVDGGLEQVAVTLPAVITVDLRLNEPRYPSLPNIMKARKKPLERIPLAELGINATPRLKTLEIHPPPPRKPGVRVGSVRELAEQLKMIGVQGLMG; encoded by the coding sequence ATGAATATTCTGGTCCCGGTCAAAACAGTCCCGGACCCGGCCTCCCCGGTCAGAATCAAAGCCGATGGCTCCGGGGTTGATCTTGACGGGGTCAAAGAAATCATCAACCCCTTCGATGAGATCGCTCTGGAGGCGGGGATTCGCCTGAAGGAAGCTGGTGTTGCCCGCCAAGTGGAAGCGATTTCGGTGGGGCCTGAGGGGTGGCTTGACGGCTTGCGAACTGCCCTTGCGTTGGGAGCGGATCGGGGGATTTTGGTGGAAGCACCTGGGGGATTGGAGCCTCTGCTCGTAGCCCATGCTCTGGCCGCACGGGTCAGGCAATCCCCGGTGGATCTGATCCTCACCGGCAGGCAATCGGTGGATGGGGATCATAATCAGGTAGGGCAGCTTTTGGCGGGATTGCTCGGCTGGGGGCAAGCCACCTTTGCCTCATCCATTGAGATCACCAACCACGAAGCAGTGGTCACCCGAGAGGTGGATGGGGGGCTTGAGCAGGTTGCGGTCACCCTCCCGGCGGTTATCACAGTGGATCTGCGTTTAAATGAACCCCGCTATCCATCCCTACCCAACATTATGAAAGCCCGAAAAAAACCTCTGGAGCGGATTCCTCTTGCCGAACTGGGGATCAACGCCACCCCCCGGCTCAAAACCCTGGAGATCCACCCCCCTCCCCCCCGCAAACCGGGTGTTCGGGTGGGGAGTGTTCGGGAATTAGCGGAGCAGCTTAAGATGATTGGCGTGCAAGGGTTGATGGGATGA